A genome region from Methylobacterium sp. FF17 includes the following:
- a CDS encoding response regulator produces MALDLGMPILVVDDYQTMVRIIRNLLKQLGFEEVDDASDGTAALARLKNRKYGLVISDWNMEPMTGYELLRHVRADEALRTTPFIMVTAESKTENVIAAKKAGVNNYIVKPFNAATLKSKIEAVCGA; encoded by the coding sequence ATGGCCCTCGATCTCGGCATGCCGATCCTCGTCGTCGACGATTATCAGACGATGGTCCGTATCATCCGCAACCTCCTGAAGCAGCTCGGCTTCGAGGAGGTCGACGACGCCTCCGACGGCACCGCCGCCCTGGCACGCCTGAAGAACCGCAAGTACGGCCTCGTCATCTCCGATTGGAACATGGAGCCGATGACGGGCTACGAGCTGCTGCGCCACGTGCGCGCCGACGAAGCCCTGCGCACCACCCCGTTCATCATGGTCACCGCCGAGTCGAAGACCGAGAACGTCATCGCGGCCAAGAAGGCCGGCGTGAACAACTACATCGTCAAGCCCTTCAACGCCGCCACGCTGAAGAGCAAGATCGAAGCCGTCTGCGGCGCCTGA
- a CDS encoding heavy-metal-associated domain-containing protein: protein MDAMPSDLLMQVEGMTCDGCAAAVRRAIQRVDPEARVAVDLDHGRVAVTTTAQALTIAEALNDAGYTASAMTG, encoded by the coding sequence ATGGACGCGATGCCATCGGACCTCCTCATGCAGGTGGAGGGCATGACCTGCGACGGCTGCGCGGCGGCGGTACGCCGGGCGATCCAGCGCGTCGACCCCGAAGCCCGGGTCGCGGTGGACCTCGACCATGGCCGCGTCGCCGTGACCACCACCGCCCAGGCCCTGACCATCGCGGAGGCCCTGAACGATGCCGGATACACGGCCAGCGCCATGACGGGGTGA
- a CDS encoding TIGR01459 family HAD-type hydrolase, with amino-acid sequence MTQTSDRSPVPGLPARAHVPTLGGISGIAEGYDLILCDVWGVLHDGTAAHRGASDALMRFRALPGAGRPRRVVLVSNAPRPWAGVQTILDGFGIPREAYDAILTSGDLTRKLISAHPGERIHHLGPERDATIFAGLDVTLVPAEAADRVVCTGLFDDTRETAEDYRATLEGLRARDVPMLCANPDLVVERAGLLIPCAGLVAEAYEALGGGVTYAGKPHRPVYEAALALAGTLDGREAPDPARTLAVGDALRTDIAGASAFGIPSLLVARGIHAEELGVSAAHATLGDIAGWLDAQAVRPDAVIERLTW; translated from the coding sequence ATGACCCAAACGTCCGATCGCTCCCCCGTGCCGGGCCTGCCCGCGCGGGCCCACGTCCCGACCCTCGGGGGAATTTCCGGGATCGCCGAGGGCTACGACCTCATCCTGTGCGATGTCTGGGGCGTCCTGCACGACGGCACCGCCGCGCACCGGGGCGCCAGCGACGCGCTGATGCGCTTTCGCGCCCTGCCGGGGGCGGGCCGCCCGCGCCGGGTGGTGCTGGTCTCCAACGCGCCCCGCCCCTGGGCCGGGGTGCAGACGATCCTCGACGGGTTCGGCATCCCGCGCGAGGCCTACGACGCGATCCTGACCTCGGGCGACCTCACCCGCAAGCTGATCTCGGCGCATCCCGGGGAGCGCATCCACCATCTCGGCCCGGAGCGCGACGCCACGATCTTCGCGGGCCTCGACGTGACGCTGGTCCCGGCCGAGGCGGCGGACCGCGTGGTCTGCACGGGGCTGTTCGACGACACACGCGAGACGGCCGAGGATTACCGCGCGACGCTGGAGGGCCTGCGGGCGCGCGACGTGCCCATGCTCTGCGCCAATCCCGACCTCGTGGTGGAGCGCGCCGGTCTGCTGATCCCCTGCGCCGGGCTCGTCGCCGAGGCCTATGAGGCCCTCGGCGGCGGCGTGACCTATGCGGGCAAGCCGCACCGTCCGGTCTACGAGGCCGCCCTCGCCCTGGCGGGCACCCTCGACGGGCGCGAGGCGCCGGATCCCGCCCGAACCCTCGCGGTGGGTGACGCCCTGCGCACCGACATCGCGGGCGCGTCGGCCTTCGGCATTCCCAGCCTGCTGGTGGCGCGCGGCATCCATGCCGAGGAGCTCGGGGTCTCGGCCGCGCACGCGACCCTCGGCGACATCGCCGGATGGCTCGACGCCCAGGCGGTGCGGCCGGATGCGGTGATCGAGCGCCTCACCTGGTAA
- a CDS encoding GNAT family N-acetyltransferase has protein sequence MPDTHPTLHPVIRRLWPNDGPAVEAYFLRLDPETRANRFMGALSDAAALTYAHGAMRAEGLMFGGFVDGVLRGLGELRPASAPLTGFRLGVQAEAAFAVEKAYRRKGLGQALFRRIAAAARNRGVRDLHVRCLPWNRPMRELAVKVGADLRIVGGEADGAVHLPRPTPVSLWQEGVTEAVDFTLALTAA, from the coding sequence ATGCCCGACACGCATCCGACCCTGCATCCCGTCATCCGTCGCCTGTGGCCCAACGATGGTCCGGCGGTGGAGGCCTATTTCCTGCGCCTCGACCCGGAGACGCGGGCCAACCGCTTCATGGGCGCCCTGAGCGATGCCGCCGCCCTGACCTATGCCCACGGCGCGATGCGCGCGGAGGGCCTGATGTTCGGTGGTTTCGTGGACGGCGTCCTGCGGGGGCTCGGCGAGTTGCGCCCCGCGAGCGCGCCGCTGACCGGCTTCCGTCTCGGCGTGCAGGCCGAAGCGGCCTTCGCCGTGGAGAAGGCGTATCGCCGCAAGGGGCTCGGCCAGGCCCTGTTCCGCCGCATAGCCGCCGCCGCGCGCAATCGCGGCGTGCGCGACCTGCACGTGCGCTGCCTGCCCTGGAACCGGCCGATGCGCGAACTGGCGGTCAAGGTCGGGGCGGACCTGCGCATCGTCGGCGGCGAAGCGGACGGCGCGGTCCATCTCCCCCGCCCCACCCCGGTCTCCCTGTGGCAGGAGGGCGTCACCGAGGCCGTCGACTTCACCCTGGCGCTGACGGCGGCGTGA
- a CDS encoding formate--tetrahydrofolate ligase codes for MPSDIEIARAATLQPITEVAARIGIPDDALHHYGRHIAKIDHGFIKGLEGRPEGKLVLVTAISPTPAGEGKTTTTVGLGDALNRIGQKTVMCLREPSLGPCFGMKGGAAGGGKAQVVPMEQINLHFTGDFHAITSAHSLAAALIDNHVYWANELNIDVRRIHWRRVVDMNDRALRAITQSLGGVANGFPREDGFDITVASEVMAVFCLARDLDDLEARLGRIVIAETRDRKPVTLKDVKATGAMTVLLKDALQPNLVQTLEGNPALIHGGPFANIAHGCNSVIATRAGLKLGDFVVTEAGFGADLGAEKFIDIKCRQAGLKPSAVVIVATVRALKMHGGVSKKELGSENLDALEKGFANLARHVANVRSFGLPVVVGVNHFYADTDAEHARLKELCRDKLQVEAITCKHWADGGAGAEDLAHAVVKLANGEQKPLSFAYETETKLTDKILAIATKLYGAGDIQVESKAATKLAQFEKDGYGHLPVCMAKTQYSFSTDPNLMGAPSGHLIAVRDVRLSAGAGFVVVICGEIMTMPGLPKVPASEGIHLDANGQIEGLF; via the coding sequence ATGCCGTCAGATATCGAGATCGCGCGCGCGGCGACACTTCAGCCGATCACCGAGGTTGCCGCCCGCATCGGCATCCCGGACGACGCGTTGCATCATTACGGCCGGCACATCGCCAAGATCGACCACGGCTTCATCAAGGGCCTGGAGGGCAGGCCCGAGGGCAAGCTCGTCCTCGTGACCGCGATCAGCCCGACCCCGGCCGGCGAGGGCAAGACCACCACGACGGTCGGCCTCGGCGACGCGCTCAACCGCATCGGCCAGAAGACCGTGATGTGCCTGCGCGAGCCCTCGCTCGGCCCCTGCTTCGGCATGAAGGGCGGGGCGGCCGGCGGCGGCAAGGCCCAGGTCGTGCCGATGGAGCAGATCAACCTGCACTTCACCGGCGACTTCCACGCCATCACCTCGGCGCACTCGCTCGCGGCGGCGCTGATCGACAATCACGTCTACTGGGCCAACGAGCTCAACATCGACGTGCGCCGCATCCACTGGCGCCGGGTGGTCGACATGAACGACCGGGCGCTGCGCGCCATCACCCAGTCGCTGGGCGGCGTCGCCAACGGCTTCCCGCGCGAGGACGGCTTCGACATCACCGTGGCCTCCGAGGTTATGGCGGTGTTCTGCCTCGCGCGTGACCTCGACGACCTCGAGGCGCGGCTGGGCCGCATCGTCATCGCCGAGACCCGCGACCGCAAGCCGGTGACGCTCAAGGACGTCAAGGCCACGGGCGCCATGACGGTGCTCCTGAAGGACGCGCTGCAGCCCAACCTGGTGCAGACCCTGGAGGGCAACCCCGCCCTCATCCATGGCGGCCCCTTCGCCAACATCGCGCATGGCTGCAACTCGGTGATCGCCACCCGCGCGGGCCTCAAGCTCGGCGACTTCGTGGTCACCGAAGCGGGCTTCGGCGCCGATCTCGGCGCGGAGAAGTTCATCGACATCAAGTGCCGGCAGGCCGGGCTGAAGCCCTCCGCGGTGGTCATCGTCGCCACCGTGCGCGCCCTCAAGATGCATGGCGGCGTCTCGAAGAAGGAACTCGGCAGCGAGAACCTCGACGCCCTCGAGAAGGGCTTCGCGAATCTGGCCCGCCACGTCGCCAACGTGCGCAGCTTCGGCCTGCCGGTGGTGGTCGGCGTCAACCACTTCTACGCGGACACCGATGCCGAGCACGCCCGGCTGAAGGAACTCTGCCGGGACAAGCTCCAGGTCGAAGCGATCACCTGCAAGCACTGGGCGGACGGCGGCGCGGGCGCCGAGGACCTCGCGCATGCGGTGGTCAAGCTCGCGAACGGCGAGCAGAAGCCCCTCAGCTTCGCCTACGAGACCGAGACCAAGCTCACGGACAAGATCCTCGCCATCGCGACCAAGCTCTACGGCGCCGGCGACATCCAGGTGGAATCGAAGGCCGCCACCAAGCTCGCCCAGTTCGAGAAGGACGGCTACGGCCACCTGCCCGTCTGCATGGCCAAGACGCAGTACTCGTTCTCCACCGACCCGAACCTGATGGGCGCGCCCTCGGGCCACCTCATCGCGGTGCGCGACGTGCGCCTGTCGGCGGGCGCGGGCTTCGTCGTGGTGATCTGCGGTGAGATCATGACCATGCCGGGTCTGCCCAAGGTCCCGGCCTCGGAGGGCATCCACCTCGACGCCAACGGGCAGATCGAGGGGCTGTTCTAG
- a CDS encoding spermidine synthase produces the protein MIPWVVLDTAPIPGGSESLRLLQRGTEFSIQLGHNELMNSRLSGSEEALATLSAARVGARRNACWLIGGYGMGFTLRAALDALADDARIVLAELVPAVLDWGRGPLAGIASDALLDPRVAARVADVAEVIRAGRSTYDAILLDVDNGPDGLTRSANDRLYDPAGLAAARAALRPGGVLAVWSAHPDAAFTQRLSRSGFRVEEVGVRAGRSRGARHTIWLAARPDR, from the coding sequence GTGATCCCCTGGGTCGTCCTCGACACAGCCCCGATTCCGGGCGGGTCCGAATCCCTGCGTCTCCTTCAGCGCGGCACCGAGTTCTCGATCCAGCTCGGGCACAACGAGCTGATGAACAGCCGGCTCAGCGGTTCGGAGGAGGCGCTGGCGACGCTGAGCGCCGCCCGCGTCGGGGCGCGGCGGAACGCGTGCTGGCTGATCGGCGGCTACGGCATGGGCTTCACCCTGCGGGCGGCCCTCGATGCGCTCGCGGACGATGCCCGCATCGTGCTGGCCGAACTCGTGCCGGCGGTGCTGGATTGGGGGCGCGGCCCCCTCGCGGGAATCGCGTCGGATGCGCTCCTCGATCCCCGGGTCGCGGCACGGGTGGCCGATGTCGCGGAGGTGATCCGCGCCGGGCGCAGCACCTACGATGCCATTCTGCTCGACGTGGACAACGGCCCCGACGGGCTCACGCGCAGCGCCAACGACCGGCTCTACGACCCGGCGGGCCTCGCGGCGGCCCGCGCGGCCCTGCGCCCCGGCGGGGTGCTCGCGGTGTGGTCGGCCCATCCCGACGCGGCCTTCACCCAGCGCCTGTCGCGCAGCGGCTTCCGGGTGGAGGAAGTGGGCGTCAGGGCCGGCCGGTCTCGGGGGGCGCGCCACACCATCTGGCTCGCCGCGCGGCCGGATCGGTGA
- a CDS encoding aminotransferase class I/II-fold pyridoxal phosphate-dependent enzyme gives MTATPERPSETAPGASSLDAFARATLADLDARALRRRLVETARGPGPAARRGGRSLVSFSCNDYLGLSDDPRVVAAGQEALARYGAGAGASRLVTGNHPVLAALEARLAAHKGTEAALVFGSGYMANLGIVSALAGPKDLVLVDALGHSCLFAGAQVAGATMLRFRHNDVAHLRALLSARRGRHERALILTERVFSMDGDRAPVEAILRVAAEHDAWTLVDDAHGLGVVEAGVRAPLEMGTLSKTLGSYGGYLCASRAVIDLMTSRARSFVYTTGLPPASAAAALRALEIVEAEPERAARPLALARRFAARLGLPEAASPIVPVLVGEAETALALSAALEARGFLVVAIRPPTVPAGTARLRVAFSAAHSVDQVDALAEALVSLGIGEALRVEP, from the coding sequence GTGACCGCAACGCCCGAACGCCCGTCCGAGACCGCCCCCGGGGCGTCGAGCCTCGACGCCTTCGCCCGCGCGACCCTGGCCGACCTCGATGCCCGCGCCCTGCGCAGGCGGCTCGTCGAAACCGCGCGGGGGCCCGGCCCGGCGGCCCGGCGGGGGGGGCGCAGCCTGGTGTCGTTCTCCTGCAACGACTATCTCGGCCTCTCCGACGATCCGCGCGTCGTCGCGGCGGGCCAGGAGGCGCTGGCGCGCTACGGCGCGGGGGCGGGCGCCTCGCGCCTGGTCACCGGCAACCACCCGGTGCTGGCGGCCCTGGAGGCGCGGCTGGCCGCACACAAGGGCACGGAAGCGGCCCTCGTCTTCGGCAGCGGGTACATGGCGAATCTCGGCATCGTTTCGGCGCTGGCGGGGCCGAAGGACCTCGTCCTCGTCGATGCGCTCGGACATTCCTGCCTGTTCGCGGGCGCGCAGGTCGCGGGCGCGACGATGCTGCGGTTCCGCCACAACGACGTCGCGCACCTGCGCGCGCTCCTGAGCGCCCGGCGCGGCCGGCACGAACGGGCGCTGATCCTCACCGAGCGGGTGTTCAGCATGGACGGGGACCGGGCCCCCGTCGAGGCGATCCTCCGCGTCGCGGCCGAACACGATGCCTGGACGCTGGTGGACGATGCCCACGGCCTCGGCGTGGTGGAGGCGGGCGTGCGCGCACCCCTCGAGATGGGCACGCTCTCGAAGACCCTGGGATCCTATGGCGGCTATCTCTGCGCCTCGCGGGCCGTGATCGACCTGATGACGAGCCGGGCGCGGAGCTTCGTCTACACCACCGGCCTGCCGCCGGCCTCGGCGGCGGCGGCGCTGCGGGCCCTGGAGATCGTCGAGGCGGAGCCCGAGCGGGCGGCCCGGCCCCTGGCCCTGGCGCGCCGCTTCGCCGCCCGCCTCGGCCTGCCCGAGGCCGCGAGTCCGATCGTACCCGTGCTGGTGGGGGAGGCGGAGACGGCCCTGGCGCTCTCGGCCGCCCTGGAAGCGCGCGGCTTCCTCGTCGTGGCGATCCGCCCGCCCACGGTCCCGGCCGGGACCGCGCGGCTGCGGGTGGCGTTCTCGGCGGCCCATTCGGTGGACCAGGTCGATGCCCTCGCCGAGGCCCTCGTCAGTCTCGGGATCGGGGAGGCACTGCGGGTCGAGCCGTGA
- a CDS encoding protein phosphatase CheZ has product MHMAKQARKSSPAPEQPSLIRELVEIADYIAHLRNEIAALRANELTRDRLPMAHEELGSVVAATAGATNAIMNTAEEILGLPNDKNYRAAVEARMNDIFEACTFQDITGQRIAKVVEALRQLESRLSRFASAVKARDEGGIDPEEVERRVRKELLILNGPQLNGPAVAQDEIDALFA; this is encoded by the coding sequence ATGCACATGGCCAAGCAGGCGCGGAAGTCCAGCCCCGCGCCGGAACAGCCTTCGTTGATCCGTGAACTGGTGGAGATCGCGGACTACATCGCTCACCTGCGCAACGAGATCGCCGCGCTGCGCGCCAACGAGCTCACCCGCGATCGCCTGCCGATGGCCCACGAGGAACTCGGCAGCGTGGTGGCCGCCACCGCCGGCGCCACCAACGCCATCATGAACACGGCCGAGGAGATTCTCGGCCTGCCGAACGACAAGAACTACCGCGCCGCCGTCGAGGCGCGGATGAACGACATCTTCGAGGCCTGCACCTTCCAGGACATCACCGGCCAGCGCATCGCCAAGGTGGTGGAGGCCCTGCGCCAGCTCGAGAGTCGGCTCTCGCGTTTCGCCAGCGCCGTGAAGGCCCGCGACGAAGGTGGGATCGACCCGGAGGAGGTGGAGCGCCGGGTCCGCAAGGAACTCCTCATCCTCAACGGCCCGCAGCTCAACGGCCCGGCCGTCGCCCAGGACGAGATCGACGCGCTGTTCGCCTGA
- a CDS encoding (2Fe-2S)-binding protein: MIKLTVNGAERSFDGDPDMPLLWYLRDEVGLTGTKFGCGQALCGACTIHVGGSAVRGCVTPVSAAEGQAVVTIEGLSPDGNHPVQVAWRDLNVSQCGYCQCGQMMQAASLLTDTPKPTDAQIDEAMSGNLCRCGTYPRIRAAIHQAAGQAPAANKGERL, encoded by the coding sequence ATGATCAAACTGACCGTGAACGGAGCTGAACGCAGCTTCGACGGCGACCCCGACATGCCGCTGCTCTGGTACCTGCGCGACGAGGTCGGACTCACCGGAACCAAGTTCGGATGCGGGCAGGCGCTGTGCGGCGCCTGTACCATCCATGTGGGCGGCTCGGCCGTGCGCGGCTGCGTCACCCCCGTCTCGGCGGCCGAGGGGCAGGCCGTCGTCACCATCGAGGGCCTGTCCCCCGACGGCAACCATCCGGTCCAGGTGGCCTGGCGCGACCTCAACGTGTCGCAATGCGGCTACTGCCAGTGCGGGCAGATGATGCAGGCCGCTTCCCTCCTCACCGACACCCCGAAGCCCACCGACGCGCAGATCGACGAGGCGATGAGCGGGAACCTGTGCCGCTGCGGCACCTACCCGCGCATCCGCGCCGCGATCCACCAGGCCGCGGGTCAAGCACCTGCCGCGAATAAGGGAGAGCGCCTGTGA
- the zapE gene encoding cell division protein ZapE, with protein sequence MAGAVSPGPVFERYEALVGSGAIERDPAQVLLVRALDRLVQELGRRKRARKGSALGWLFGRRDDAATPPKGLYIWGSVGRGKTMLMDLFHEAAPEPKRRVHFHGFLADAHERIHAHRQALKAGTAKGDDPIPVVADALADEATLLCFDEFTVTDIADAMILGRLFAALFKRGVIVVATSNVEPARLYEGGLNRALFLPFVAELQERVEVLRLDSRTDFRLEKLGGASVYHVPADPDADAALARAFKALTGKAKGRPAVLRVKGRDVAVPEETGGVAHFSFADLCAQPLGASDYMAVARAFHTVIVADIPVMGPDNRNEAKRFITLVDTLYDAHVKLIASAAAEPQGLYTATEGREAFEFDRTVSRLIEMRSSEYLALPHGAGDSEASGSSSGLVET encoded by the coding sequence GTGGCCGGGGCGGTGTCCCCCGGTCCGGTCTTCGAGCGCTACGAGGCCCTCGTCGGGTCCGGCGCCATCGAGCGCGATCCGGCGCAGGTTCTCCTCGTGCGCGCCCTCGACCGGCTGGTGCAGGAGCTCGGCCGGCGCAAGCGTGCCCGCAAGGGCAGCGCGCTCGGCTGGCTGTTCGGTCGCCGGGACGACGCGGCGACACCGCCGAAGGGGCTCTACATCTGGGGGTCGGTGGGGCGTGGCAAGACCATGCTGATGGACCTGTTCCACGAGGCCGCCCCCGAGCCGAAGCGACGGGTGCACTTCCACGGCTTCCTCGCCGACGCGCACGAGCGCATCCATGCCCACCGCCAGGCCCTCAAGGCCGGCACCGCCAAGGGGGACGATCCCATCCCGGTGGTGGCGGACGCGCTGGCCGACGAGGCGACCCTGCTCTGCTTCGACGAATTCACCGTCACCGACATCGCCGACGCGATGATTCTCGGGCGCCTGTTCGCGGCGTTGTTCAAGCGCGGCGTCATCGTGGTGGCGACCTCGAACGTCGAGCCCGCCCGGCTCTACGAGGGCGGGTTGAACCGCGCCCTGTTCCTGCCCTTCGTCGCCGAGCTCCAGGAGCGCGTCGAGGTGCTGCGCCTCGATTCGCGGACGGATTTCCGCCTGGAGAAGCTCGGCGGCGCCTCGGTCTACCACGTGCCGGCGGATCCGGACGCGGACGCGGCGCTCGCCCGCGCCTTCAAGGCACTGACCGGAAAGGCGAAGGGCCGGCCGGCCGTCCTCCGGGTGAAGGGCCGCGACGTCGCCGTGCCGGAGGAGACCGGCGGCGTGGCCCACTTCAGCTTCGCGGATCTCTGCGCCCAGCCGCTCGGCGCCTCCGACTACATGGCGGTGGCCCGCGCCTTCCACACCGTGATCGTCGCCGACATTCCGGTGATGGGGCCCGACAACCGCAACGAGGCCAAGCGCTTCATCACCCTGGTGGACACCCTCTACGACGCCCACGTGAAGCTCATCGCCTCGGCGGCGGCCGAGCCGCAGGGCCTCTACACCGCCACCGAGGGGCGCGAGGCCTTCGAGTTCGACCGCACGGTCTCGCGCCTGATCGAGATGCGCTCGTCGGAATACCTCGCCCTGCCGCACGGTGCCGGGGATTCCGAAGCAAGCGGATCGAGCAGCGGCCTCGTCGAGACGTAG
- a CDS encoding EAL domain-containing protein, which produces MARIVGRRTSLWATSLLGLCLIGPLAVFTPLGASLALAAAGLILGLVAQLRANRLAARCDKLSGEVDVLSQRLLRIETVARAIAEQQVRAADAGLPADRPEAAPDTSSLSAGIEEVTAEIGLLSGIVRELAAVVAAQDGEIAGLKAAPPPPPARAVVRAEARPEPRSLQVAPPRRPEPTAPPIPPWTPRAPGRSTPAIRDPERDAALLEAFDEQGLEVHLQPVVSLPQRKVVSYEALARLRVAGEILSPEIFVPVLERHGRTTDLDRRMLQRVATIARHLAGRGSQAAVAYGLSPRSLFEPGFLRSLGRLVEGEPDLSGRVMLALPQASWRSLDAEQAGALADLRGRIGFILDRPLDLRLDPLALADRGVAQVKVPADLLLRPGSYQTLSDIALEDLVAAFARAGIRLVADGVERETDVPDLIELDVPLAQGSVFAPARVVRSEVLNAPPPEAPEPVPTPNEAPEPPQRRPFRDFLRRAG; this is translated from the coding sequence ATGGCCCGGATCGTCGGCCGGCGTACGAGTCTCTGGGCCACGAGCCTTCTTGGACTCTGCCTCATCGGGCCCCTGGCGGTCTTCACGCCCCTCGGGGCGAGCCTCGCGCTGGCCGCCGCCGGCCTGATCCTGGGGCTCGTCGCCCAATTGCGGGCGAACCGCCTCGCGGCGCGCTGCGACAAGCTGTCGGGCGAGGTCGACGTGCTGTCGCAGCGCCTCCTGCGCATCGAGACGGTGGCGCGGGCCATCGCCGAGCAGCAGGTGCGGGCCGCCGATGCCGGCCTCCCGGCGGATCGCCCGGAGGCCGCGCCGGACACCAGCAGCTTGAGCGCCGGGATCGAGGAGGTCACGGCCGAGATCGGCCTTCTCAGCGGCATCGTGCGCGAACTCGCCGCCGTAGTCGCGGCGCAGGACGGCGAGATCGCCGGACTGAAGGCCGCGCCCCCGCCGCCGCCCGCCCGCGCGGTGGTCCGTGCCGAGGCGCGACCGGAGCCGCGCTCCCTCCAGGTCGCGCCGCCCCGGCGTCCGGAGCCCACGGCTCCCCCCATCCCGCCCTGGACACCCCGCGCCCCGGGCCGGTCCACGCCCGCGATCCGCGATCCGGAGCGCGACGCGGCGCTGCTCGAGGCCTTCGACGAACAAGGGCTGGAGGTCCACCTGCAGCCCGTCGTGTCGCTGCCCCAGCGCAAGGTGGTTTCCTATGAGGCCCTGGCGCGCCTGCGCGTGGCGGGCGAGATCCTGTCGCCGGAAATCTTCGTCCCCGTGCTGGAGCGCCACGGACGGACCACCGACCTCGACCGGCGCATGCTTCAGCGCGTCGCCACCATCGCGCGCCATCTCGCCGGGCGCGGCAGCCAGGCGGCGGTGGCCTACGGCCTGTCGCCGCGCTCCCTGTTCGAGCCGGGCTTCCTGCGCTCGCTCGGGCGCCTCGTGGAGGGTGAGCCGGACCTGTCGGGACGGGTGATGCTCGCCCTGCCGCAGGCGAGCTGGCGCAGCCTCGACGCCGAGCAGGCCGGGGCCCTGGCCGACCTGCGGGGGCGCATCGGGTTCATCCTCGACCGGCCCCTCGACCTGCGCCTCGATCCCCTGGCGCTCGCCGACCGTGGCGTGGCGCAGGTGAAGGTGCCCGCCGACCTCCTGCTGCGTCCCGGCTCGTATCAGACCCTGTCCGACATCGCCCTCGAGGACCTCGTGGCGGCGTTCGCGCGGGCCGGCATCCGCCTCGTGGCGGACGGGGTCGAGCGCGAGACCGACGTGCCCGACCTCATCGAACTCGACGTCCCCCTGGCGCAGGGCAGCGTCTTCGCGCCGGCCCGCGTGGTGCGCTCCGAGGTGCTGAACGCCCCGCCGCCCGAGGCGCCGGAGCCCGTCCCGACGCCGAACGAGGCTCCCGAGCCGCCGCAGCGCCGTCCCTTCCGGGATTTCCTGCGCCGCGCCGGCTGA